The Deinococcus roseus genome contains a region encoding:
- a CDS encoding diguanylate cyclase domain-containing protein: protein MMDDPEQMKPAEPHAAELIALIRDPASGAYSRELFAPRLIEETARATRELSALTLGLLEASDQGQLSAEQVRTVLDLLKQTLRASDVIFRFSDTEFLLMLPATIKLDGEMTCQRLIQTLRQDLPDTIRLNMGLVTYPEDVLQPEMLLEVLTARKQTALKSGPNTCISDSGF, encoded by the coding sequence ATGATGGATGATCCAGAACAAATGAAGCCTGCAGAACCCCATGCTGCAGAGTTGATTGCCCTGATCCGGGACCCTGCCAGTGGGGCTTACAGCCGGGAACTTTTTGCACCCCGGCTCATTGAAGAAACCGCCAGGGCCACCCGTGAACTGAGCGCCCTCACCCTGGGACTCTTGGAAGCCAGCGATCAGGGTCAACTGTCTGCAGAACAGGTCCGCACCGTGCTGGATTTGTTGAAGCAAACCCTGCGGGCCTCCGATGTGATTTTTCGCTTCAGTGACACCGAATTCTTGCTCATGCTGCCCGCCACCATCAAACTGGATGGAGAGATGACCTGCCAGCGCCTGATCCAGACCCTCAGGCAGGATTTGCCTGACACCATCAGGCTGAACATGGGTCTGGTCACTTACCCTGAAGATGTGCTGCAACCCGAAATGCTGCTGGAAGTGCTGACCGCCCGCAAACAAACCGCCTTGAAGTCTGGCCCGAACACCTGCATTTCCGACAGCGGTTTCTGA
- a CDS encoding DUF2971 domain-containing protein, which produces MKCTEIQVDTLIWRYMDLASFLYLLQKSQLAFRRVDTFEDHFEGHLPRALELRVKDQESHHKQQETQLTLQQMRLNTHVVCWNISDQECYAMWKIYGREENSVCINTTVGRLQKALQKAEADLELVKIHYIDMTSRNIASEVQVQNVNFKDVSFQYENEVRLLTSRKDAQTPDSSEDQEPPVFEAFDVNLDALIQNIYVNPNAGDHLPEIIADLCQHYHGDIQLQDRIQPSRFLWQPEF; this is translated from the coding sequence TTGAAATGCACTGAAATTCAGGTCGACACCCTGATCTGGCGGTACATGGATCTGGCCAGTTTTCTGTACCTGCTGCAGAAATCCCAGCTGGCCTTCCGTCGGGTGGACACCTTTGAAGACCACTTTGAAGGCCACCTGCCCAGAGCGCTGGAATTGCGGGTCAAGGACCAGGAATCACACCACAAACAACAGGAAACCCAATTGACCCTGCAACAGATGCGCCTGAACACCCACGTGGTCTGCTGGAACATCTCCGATCAGGAATGCTACGCCATGTGGAAAATTTACGGGCGTGAAGAGAACAGCGTGTGCATCAACACCACGGTGGGACGTTTGCAGAAAGCGCTGCAGAAAGCAGAAGCAGACCTGGAACTGGTGAAAATCCATTACATCGACATGACCTCCAGAAACATCGCCTCTGAGGTGCAGGTGCAGAACGTGAACTTCAAGGATGTCAGTTTCCAGTACGAAAACGAGGTGCGCTTGCTGACCAGCAGAAAAGATGCTCAGACCCCAGACAGTTCAGAGGACCAGGAACCTCCGGTGTTTGAGGCTTTCGATGTGAACCTTGATGCCCTGATCCAGAACATCTATGTGAACCCCAATGCAGGAGACCACCTCCCTGAAATCATTGCTGATCTGTGTCAGCACTACCACGGGGACATCCAGCTTCAGGACCGCATCCAGCCTTCTCGCTTTCTGTGGCAGCCAGAGTTCTGA
- the mqnC gene encoding cyclic dehypoxanthinyl futalosine synthase, with translation MDVLEKALNGERLSHAEVVSLYHLPLGDVAAVAHQLRLRRSDPQVVTFLIDRNINYTNVCNVACNFCAFYRTKKQSDAYTLDYSHISQKIHELEQVGGTRILMQGGVNPELPFEYYTGLLRHIKANHPTIRIEAFSPEEILGFEKFFGWSASEILDRLIEAGLDGLPGAGGEILEDEVRAKAAPARIRTQDWVRILDEAQKKGLYTISTMVIGFGETLEQRASHLLKIREQQDHALKQYGNGFAGFAMWTLQTENTRLAGKAPGATAYEYLQNLAVSRIALDNQPNIQASWPAQGFKVAQTALFYGANDVGSTMLEENVVSAAGGHSRHNATVRELVRIISDAGFQPAQRNSFFQVIRQVDPREYLGSQASPA, from the coding sequence ATGGATGTTCTGGAAAAAGCTTTGAATGGTGAACGCCTCTCGCATGCAGAGGTGGTTTCCCTGTACCACCTGCCCCTCGGTGATGTCGCTGCCGTGGCCCACCAGTTGCGCCTCAGACGGTCTGACCCTCAGGTGGTGACCTTTCTGATTGACCGCAACATCAATTACACCAACGTGTGCAATGTGGCGTGCAACTTCTGCGCGTTTTACCGCACCAAAAAGCAATCGGATGCCTACACCCTGGATTACAGCCACATCAGCCAGAAAATCCATGAACTCGAACAGGTGGGGGGCACCCGCATCCTGATGCAAGGGGGGGTCAACCCCGAGTTGCCTTTTGAGTATTACACCGGTCTGCTGCGGCACATCAAGGCCAACCATCCCACCATCCGCATTGAAGCCTTCAGCCCGGAGGAAATCCTGGGCTTCGAGAAGTTCTTCGGCTGGAGTGCCAGCGAAATTCTGGACCGCCTGATCGAGGCCGGTCTGGACGGTCTGCCTGGAGCAGGTGGGGAAATTCTGGAAGATGAGGTGCGGGCCAAAGCTGCTCCTGCACGCATTCGCACCCAGGACTGGGTTCGCATTCTGGATGAGGCCCAGAAAAAAGGCCTCTACACCATCTCCACCATGGTGATTGGTTTTGGAGAAACACTGGAACAGCGGGCCAGCCACCTGCTGAAAATCCGTGAGCAGCAAGACCACGCGTTGAAACAGTATGGAAACGGCTTTGCAGGTTTCGCCATGTGGACCCTGCAAACCGAAAACACCCGTCTGGCAGGCAAGGCCCCCGGAGCCACCGCTTACGAGTACCTGCAAAACCTGGCCGTGAGCCGCATTGCCCTGGACAACCAGCCCAACATTCAGGCCTCCTGGCCTGCGCAGGGTTTCAAAGTGGCCCAGACCGCCCTGTTTTATGGGGCCAATGATGTGGGTTCCACCATGCTTGAAGAGAATGTGGTGTCTGCTGCCGGAGGACACAGCCGCCACAACGCCACCGTGCGTGAACTGGTGCGCATCATCAGCGATGCGGGTTTCCAGCCTGCGCAGCGCAACAGTTTCTTCCAGGTGATCCGCCAGGTGGATCCCCGTGAGTACCTGGGATCCCAGGCTTCTCCTGCCTGA
- a CDS encoding CHASE2 domain-containing protein, with the protein MRPAGQFPLLTLLQRFPYFWRTLPLALLLLVMQAFQLFRASDDSFWDVWTRLLSRYASTPVVVVAIDEKTLAAYGRISNWDRHMYVQALNHLQQAGASAIGLDVLFPERSGQDQEFVQAMQQQGVVLADAEIFGERVPRHPDLKNAQYGAILLNTSSGNIARTFQTQYTFASDQSSQPSFAAQLARKAGYGVELSETPQYLSYNAPPGQAFLQISFSDVVQGQFRYADVQNRIVLIGVTAGGVERDQFLSPYTRGFLGNPLPIAGVEAQATAVHTLIQGGFTAPHPLILGVVSALILLLLVGSQVRGLLVMVLLAVLVFAQGMLHQEGLMFPLTSLVLAVVGGLLLRLVFAFTDVQKGINAQLKRLSLQFQSEKPFSGSPLKRLELLQEIEEKLSQERVRLQVLLDNVDSPMFLSGADGKITLQNPSALRLLGEQPSLQALRQHFDLPDLAEGIERVLQGQSSYEALSENGLLTLRPVVSGGLVGNVTPTNHFTHLLEQHDQHAAAIVHDFRSPLTSIMGFAQFMEADASEEQKEILGIMLSEARRIADLIDDFLMVSRSKAAILDIREVELASLIRRAAAVAAPLFTEKHMVLQLDLPRTVFVEVDDRAITRALLNLLSNAVKYSSPSSEVNVKLVVHNEEVLLSVQDHGVGLSPEDQQRLFGRFFRSSNPAIQEVKGTGLGLHTVKELIKAHGGEIWVDSRLGKGSTFTIHLPLKETVLLPELV; encoded by the coding sequence ATGAGACCTGCTGGACAGTTTCCCCTGCTGACTTTGCTCCAGCGGTTTCCTTATTTCTGGCGCACTTTGCCTCTGGCCTTGCTGCTGCTGGTGATGCAGGCCTTTCAGCTGTTCCGGGCCAGCGATGACAGCTTCTGGGATGTGTGGACCCGCCTGCTCTCCCGGTATGCCAGCACGCCGGTGGTGGTGGTCGCCATCGATGAAAAAACCCTGGCAGCTTACGGGCGGATCAGCAACTGGGACCGCCACATGTACGTGCAGGCCCTGAATCACCTGCAGCAGGCGGGGGCTTCTGCCATTGGGCTGGATGTGCTTTTCCCGGAGCGTTCAGGTCAGGACCAGGAATTTGTGCAGGCCATGCAACAGCAGGGCGTGGTGCTGGCCGATGCAGAGATTTTTGGTGAACGGGTGCCCCGCCATCCCGACCTGAAAAATGCCCAGTATGGGGCCATCCTGCTGAACACCTCTTCGGGCAACATTGCCCGCACCTTCCAGACCCAGTACACTTTTGCCTCGGACCAGAGCAGCCAGCCCAGTTTTGCAGCCCAGCTGGCCCGCAAAGCAGGTTATGGGGTGGAGCTTTCCGAAACCCCCCAGTACCTTTCGTACAATGCCCCTCCGGGTCAGGCTTTCCTGCAGATCTCTTTTTCTGATGTGGTTCAGGGTCAGTTTCGTTATGCAGATGTACAGAACCGCATTGTGCTGATTGGGGTGACTGCAGGAGGAGTGGAGCGGGACCAGTTCCTGAGCCCGTACACCCGGGGTTTTCTGGGAAATCCGCTGCCCATTGCTGGCGTGGAAGCCCAGGCCACTGCAGTGCACACCCTGATTCAGGGCGGTTTCACTGCACCACACCCGCTGATTCTGGGTGTGGTGTCTGCCCTGATTTTGTTGCTGCTGGTGGGTTCCCAGGTGCGGGGCCTCCTGGTGATGGTGCTGCTGGCGGTGCTGGTTTTTGCCCAGGGGATGCTGCACCAGGAAGGGCTGATGTTCCCGTTGACCTCGCTGGTGCTGGCGGTGGTGGGAGGTTTGCTGCTGCGTCTGGTCTTTGCTTTCACCGATGTGCAAAAAGGCATCAATGCCCAGCTCAAACGCCTGAGCTTGCAATTTCAGAGTGAAAAACCTTTCTCAGGCAGCCCCCTCAAACGCCTGGAACTGCTGCAGGAAATTGAGGAAAAACTGTCGCAGGAACGGGTCAGGTTGCAGGTTTTGCTGGACAATGTGGACAGCCCGATGTTTCTGTCCGGTGCAGACGGCAAGATCACCCTGCAAAACCCCTCTGCTTTGCGTTTGCTGGGAGAACAGCCCAGCCTGCAGGCCCTCAGGCAGCATTTTGACCTTCCTGACCTTGCAGAAGGGATTGAGCGGGTGTTGCAAGGTCAGTCCAGCTATGAAGCCCTCAGTGAGAATGGCCTGCTCACTTTGCGGCCTGTGGTTTCAGGAGGCCTGGTGGGCAATGTGACCCCCACCAACCACTTCACCCACCTGCTGGAACAGCACGACCAGCACGCTGCAGCCATTGTGCATGACTTCCGCAGTCCCCTCACCAGCATCATGGGTTTTGCCCAGTTCATGGAAGCAGATGCCAGCGAAGAACAGAAGGAAATTCTGGGCATCATGCTCTCAGAGGCCAGACGCATTGCCGACCTCATCGATGACTTCCTGATGGTCTCCCGGTCCAAAGCTGCCATCCTGGACATTCGTGAAGTGGAGCTGGCGTCCCTGATCAGGCGCGCAGCTGCGGTGGCAGCCCCCCTGTTCACCGAGAAACACATGGTGCTGCAACTGGATTTGCCCCGCACGGTGTTCGTGGAAGTCGATGACCGGGCCATCACACGTGCCCTGCTGAATTTGCTTTCCAATGCCGTGAAATACTCCAGCCCTTCCAGCGAGGTGAATGTGAAACTGGTGGTGCACAACGAGGAGGTGCTGCTGAGCGTGCAAGACCATGGTGTGGGCCTGTCCCCGGAAGACCAGCAACGCCTGTTCGGGCGCTTCTTTCGCAGCAGCAATCCGGCCATTCAGGAGGTCAAGGGCACCGGTCTGGGCCTGCACACCGTCAAGGAGCTGATCAAAGCCCATGGAGGCGAAATCTGGGTGGATTCCCGGCTGGGAAAAGGCTCCACTTTCACCATCCACCTGCCCCTGAAAGAAACCGTGCTGCTGCCAGAACTGGTGTAA
- a CDS encoding DMT family transporter produces the protein MTSRVQLPLVLTLGVLAVSCAAVLIRFASNAHPEHTPLFSLVVAAGRLTLASLVLLPFTLRGLGRQKLSRRAWGFTLASGVMLALHFMTWITSLSYTSIASSTALATTTPVWVALIAWIFLKTPPSMQTLAGIGVALAGGALVAFGQDTTLTAPNPLLGNMLALVGAMCAGAYFMLGRQAQHEGVPTQLYAGLAYGAGALTLLPLPVLTGVGYQAPLEAYFWIAMLALIPQLIGHTSFNWAMKRIDPTLVTLLILLEPIGSSLLAMLFFKEFPGSQVILGGVVLLLGVAVASYPTRSRAQTA, from the coding sequence ATGACTTCCCGCGTGCAACTTCCCCTGGTGCTGACCCTCGGTGTGCTGGCCGTGTCCTGCGCTGCCGTCCTGATCCGCTTTGCTTCCAATGCCCACCCTGAACACACGCCTCTGTTCAGCCTGGTGGTGGCTGCAGGAAGGCTGACCCTGGCTTCTCTGGTGCTTTTGCCCTTTACGCTTCGTGGTCTGGGAAGGCAGAAATTGTCCCGAAGGGCCTGGGGGTTTACCCTGGCTTCCGGGGTGATGCTGGCCTTGCACTTCATGACCTGGATCACCTCGCTCAGTTACACCAGCATTGCATCCAGCACGGCCCTGGCCACCACCACGCCCGTTTGGGTGGCCCTGATTGCCTGGATTTTCCTGAAAACCCCGCCCAGCATGCAAACCCTGGCTGGCATCGGGGTGGCTTTGGCTGGAGGCGCACTGGTGGCTTTTGGACAGGACACCACCCTCACAGCCCCCAATCCCTTGCTGGGCAACATGCTGGCCCTGGTGGGGGCCATGTGTGCCGGAGCGTATTTCATGCTGGGAAGGCAGGCCCAGCATGAGGGGGTGCCCACCCAGCTTTATGCAGGACTGGCTTACGGTGCCGGAGCGCTGACCTTGCTGCCCCTTCCGGTGTTGACCGGAGTGGGATACCAGGCTCCACTGGAAGCCTATTTCTGGATTGCGATGCTGGCCCTGATTCCGCAACTCATCGGGCACACCAGTTTCAACTGGGCCATGAAGCGCATCGACCCCACCCTGGTGACCCTGCTGATTTTGCTGGAACCCATCGGGTCCAGCTTGCTGGCCATGCTGTTTTTCAAAGAATTTCCAGGTTCACAGGTGATTCTGGGGGGTGTGGTGCTCTTGCTGGGGGTGGCGGTGGCCAGTTATCCCACCCGTTCCAGAGCCCAGACCGCCTGA
- the dusA gene encoding tRNA dihydrouridine(20/20a) synthase DusA: protein MSESLPMRRLSVAPMMDWTDRHDRFFLRLISQHTLMYTEMVTTGAILFGDQDRHLSFHSQEHPIAVQLGGSNPEDLAKSAKICEQYGYDEINLNVGCPSDRVQNGFFGACLMARPELVRDCVQAMQEAVSIPVTVKHRIGIDDLDSYELLTAFIETVHAGGCSSFTVHARKAWLSGLSPKENREIPPLRYDVVHQLKKDFPELEIIINGGILDLQGAQTQLQHVDGVMIGRAAYQNPYMLALADQQIFGDSKPARTRREILLALQEYAAAEMEKGVYISKITRHILGLFQGQPGARAFKRHISEHSFKPGAGLEVLQNAIKLVPDVVLDARPVLGSVEVPAQG, encoded by the coding sequence ATGTCTGAATCCCTGCCCATGAGACGCCTGAGCGTCGCCCCCATGATGGACTGGACCGACCGGCACGACCGGTTTTTCCTGCGCCTGATCAGCCAGCACACCCTGATGTACACCGAGATGGTCACCACCGGAGCCATCCTGTTCGGAGACCAGGACCGACACCTGTCTTTTCATTCCCAGGAGCACCCCATTGCGGTGCAACTGGGAGGGTCCAACCCTGAAGACCTCGCAAAAAGTGCAAAAATCTGCGAGCAGTACGGCTACGACGAGATCAACCTGAATGTGGGCTGCCCCAGCGACCGGGTGCAGAACGGTTTTTTCGGAGCCTGCCTGATGGCCAGACCCGAACTGGTCCGCGACTGTGTGCAGGCCATGCAGGAAGCTGTGTCCATTCCTGTGACCGTGAAACACCGCATTGGCATTGACGATCTGGACAGCTACGAACTGCTGACTGCCTTTATTGAAACGGTGCATGCAGGCGGCTGCAGCTCTTTTACGGTGCATGCCAGAAAAGCCTGGCTGTCTGGCCTGAGCCCCAAAGAGAACCGGGAAATTCCCCCCCTGCGTTACGACGTGGTGCACCAGCTCAAAAAGGATTTCCCAGAACTGGAAATCATCATCAACGGAGGCATTCTGGATTTGCAGGGCGCCCAGACCCAGTTGCAGCATGTGGATGGGGTGATGATCGGACGGGCTGCATACCAGAACCCCTACATGCTGGCCCTTGCAGACCAGCAGATCTTTGGAGACAGCAAACCGGCCCGAACCCGCCGGGAAATCCTGCTTGCCTTGCAGGAATATGCAGCAGCAGAAATGGAAAAAGGCGTGTACATCAGCAAAATCACCCGCCACATCCTGGGCCTGTTTCAGGGACAGCCCGGAGCCAGGGCCTTCAAACGTCACATCAGCGAACACTCCTTCAAGCCCGGAGCGGGTCTGGAAGTGCTGCAAAATGCCATCAAGCTGGTCCCAGATGTGGTGCTGGATGCGCGTCCTGTGCTGGGAAGTGTTGAAGTGCCTGCTCAGGGTTGA
- a CDS encoding Lrp/AsnC family transcriptional regulator: MSLLDETNQRILTLLQQNARLTHAQMAREVGLTAPSVAERIRKLEDAGIIENYTATINPQKLGYTLKAFIHLTCPATRYKAVQEWAQHKKEIREIYHVLGQVSLMLDIQTRSIEDLETLVQQLSTFGTTETTLVFSTLLHQNSW; the protein is encoded by the coding sequence ATGAGCCTTCTGGACGAAACCAACCAGCGGATCCTGACCCTGTTGCAGCAAAATGCCCGCCTGACCCATGCCCAGATGGCCCGGGAGGTGGGCCTCACTGCACCCAGTGTGGCCGAACGCATTCGCAAGCTGGAAGATGCAGGCATCATTGAAAACTACACCGCCACCATCAACCCCCAGAAACTGGGGTACACCCTCAAAGCCTTCATTCACCTGACCTGCCCGGCCACCCGCTACAAAGCCGTGCAGGAGTGGGCGCAGCACAAAAAAGAAATCCGCGAAATCTACCATGTGCTGGGTCAGGTCTCCCTGATGCTGGACATCCAGACCCGTTCCATTGAAGACCTGGAAACCCTGGTGCAGCAACTCAGCACTTTTGGAACCACCGAAACCACGCTGGTGTTTTCCACCTTGCTGCACCAGAACAGCTGGTGA
- a CDS encoding HAD family hydrolase, whose translation MTRAALFNLDGTLLDHSNTVEQFLAGHLLRLGVPETSRSAYTDCYYQLNQEGQQQLLFETLQQKFLPGVSIEVLKEDFARYAWQTPVLYPGTYTTLLELRAMGLKLALITNGTVFSQRAKIAFSRLAEYMDVILISESEQVQKPHPQIYQRALDRLNLPARACTFVGEDPLEDIAGAAQMGMKTAWLHHGRLWEHRDIQPDWVLGSISELVSVFSRLLPLKF comes from the coding sequence ATGACCCGAGCTGCCCTTTTTAACCTGGATGGAACCCTGCTGGACCACAGCAACACCGTGGAGCAATTTCTGGCAGGCCATCTGCTGCGCCTGGGGGTCCCAGAAACCTCCAGAAGTGCTTATACAGACTGTTATTACCAATTGAATCAGGAGGGCCAGCAACAACTGCTCTTTGAAACCCTGCAGCAAAAATTTCTGCCTGGTGTGTCCATCGAGGTGCTGAAAGAAGATTTTGCACGTTATGCGTGGCAGACTCCGGTGCTGTACCCCGGCACCTACACCACCCTGCTGGAACTGCGGGCCATGGGCCTGAAACTGGCCCTGATCACCAACGGCACGGTGTTCAGCCAGCGGGCCAAAATCGCTTTTTCCCGCCTGGCCGAGTACATGGATGTGATCCTGATTTCTGAAAGTGAGCAGGTCCAGAAACCCCATCCGCAGATTTACCAGCGGGCACTGGACCGCCTGAATTTGCCTGCCAGGGCCTGCACTTTTGTGGGTGAAGACCCGCTGGAAGACATTGCCGGAGCTGCCCAGATGGGCATGAAAACCGCATGGCTGCACCACGGGCGGCTGTGGGAGCACCGGGACATCCAGCCAGACTGGGTGCTGGGATCCATCTCAGAGCTGGTTTCGGTGTTCTCCAGATTGCTGCCTTTGAAATTCTGA
- a CDS encoding GGDEF domain-containing protein: MDHPSDPASIPDDLLIRDPLTGSYTRGLLEPRLTEELARAEREISPLVVCHFDLDHFGQYNQEFSFDHGNQVLKDAAHWTYQSIRTSDLLFRSGGDEFVLLLPTTTREQAMVVCQRILERFEQGPVSISMGVASYPEDGDQTHLLLDTAHKRHLVARTDSSCKYVTHEHGDSPRIYFNTQIKPVERETAFEALQGFLQELPNHQQGLLLIDSDAQAGRTFFLRQAALLAQQHNYLVLPLVFSAETAEQQILAETQVLQSLLDEVEHTGKTGLLVLYDGPADVPASILVRVFQQHDTSRPLGVVALGKPEEAPQVSLSHTLKLEPFSKQGLHRWVRDVFHWDAPEAFIQQLLQATQGYPARAEMRLKTLLDAGILHYTGGTWKLREDADAG; this comes from the coding sequence ATGGACCATCCATCCGATCCTGCATCCATCCCCGATGACCTCCTCATCCGTGACCCCCTGACGGGCAGTTACACCCGTGGCCTGCTGGAACCCCGCCTGACCGAGGAGCTGGCCCGTGCCGAACGGGAAATCAGCCCGCTGGTGGTGTGTCATTTTGACCTGGACCATTTTGGGCAGTACAACCAGGAGTTCAGTTTTGACCACGGCAACCAGGTGCTGAAAGACGCTGCCCACTGGACCTACCAGTCCATCCGCACCTCTGATTTGCTGTTTCGTTCAGGTGGGGATGAGTTTGTGCTCTTGCTTCCCACCACCACCCGTGAGCAGGCCATGGTGGTGTGTCAGCGCATTCTGGAACGTTTTGAGCAGGGTCCAGTGTCCATCAGCATGGGGGTGGCGTCTTACCCGGAAGATGGAGACCAGACCCACCTCCTGCTGGACACCGCCCACAAGCGCCATCTGGTGGCCCGCACAGACAGCAGTTGCAAATACGTCACCCATGAGCACGGAGACAGCCCCAGAATTTATTTCAACACCCAGATCAAACCCGTGGAGCGTGAAACGGCTTTTGAAGCCCTGCAGGGTTTTCTGCAGGAGCTTCCCAACCACCAGCAGGGTTTGCTGCTGATCGACAGCGACGCGCAGGCTGGCCGCACTTTCTTCCTCAGACAGGCCGCACTGCTGGCCCAGCAACACAATTATCTGGTGCTTCCCCTGGTGTTCTCTGCAGAAACGGCCGAGCAGCAGATCCTGGCCGAAACCCAGGTGCTGCAAAGCCTGCTGGACGAGGTGGAACACACCGGCAAAACTGGACTGCTGGTGCTCTATGATGGACCTGCAGACGTTCCGGCCTCCATCCTTGTACGGGTCTTTCAGCAACACGACACCTCCCGGCCTCTGGGCGTGGTGGCCCTGGGCAAGCCTGAAGAAGCCCCACAGGTGTCCCTGTCCCACACCCTCAAACTTGAGCCTTTCAGCAAGCAGGGCCTGCACCGCTGGGTGCGGGATGTGTTCCACTGGGATGCTCCGGAAGCTTTCATCCAGCAGCTCTTGCAGGCCACCCAGGGCTATCCTGCCCGTGCAGAAATGCGCCTCAAAACCCTGCTGGACGCGGGCATCCTGCATTACACCGGAGGCACCTGGAAGTTGCGTGAAGACGCGGATGCAGGTTGA